The proteins below are encoded in one region of Rhizobacter sp.:
- the aceE gene encoding pyruvate dehydrogenase (acetyl-transferring), homodimeric type — translation MSAMPEAFLGAAANDADAQETREWLDALSALIEAEGPDRAHFLLEELINHARQAGIDLPFSARTAYVNTIPPDQEERMPGNIEIEERLRAYMRWNAMAMVVKANRLHPADGGDLGGHISSFASLATMFGAGFNHFWHAEHEGHGGDLLYIQGHSSPGIYARAFLEGRITEEQLTNFRQEVEGKGLSSYPHPKLMPEFWQFPTVSMGLGPLMAIYQARFLKYLHARGIANTENRKVWAFLGDGEMDEPESLGAIGLAAREKLDNLIFVVNCNLQRLDGPVRGNGKIIQELEGEFRGSGWNVIKLLWGSYWDPLLARDKDEILRKVMMDTVDGDYQAMKANDGAFVRKHFFGQHPKLLEMVAKMSDEDIWRLNRGGHDPQKVYAAYHRAVNTKGQPTVLLIKTVKGFGMGKSGEARNTAHQTKKLTDDDIKSFRDRFNIPVSDEQIEKGIPFYKPADDTVEMRYLHERRKALGGYLPKRRVKADETLKVPELDTFKAVLEPTAEGREISTTQAYVRFLTQLLRDKELGPRAVPILVDEARTFGMEGLFRQIGIYNPEGQKYTPVDKDQVMYYREDQAGQILQEGINEAGGMSSWIAAATSYSTNNRIMVPFYVYYSMFGFQRVGDLAWAAGDMQARGFLLGGTSGRTTLNGEGLQHEDGHSHILAGTIPNCISYDPTFAHEVGVILHHGLKRMVEKQENVFFYLTLLNENYPMPGLKAGTEEEIIKGMYLLEEGPKKTPRVNLLGSGTILRESIAAKQLLKDDWGVSANVWSCPSFNELARDGQDVERWNLLHPTQTPRVPFVAQQLDKHTGPVIASTDYMKAYADQIRAFIPKGRTYKVLGTDGFGRSDFRSRLREHFEVNRHYIVVAALKALSEEGTVPAAKVAEAIQKYGINADKINPLYA, via the coding sequence ATGTCTGCGATGCCAGAAGCCTTCCTGGGCGCGGCGGCCAACGATGCCGACGCACAAGAGACCCGCGAGTGGCTGGACGCCCTGTCCGCCCTGATCGAGGCAGAGGGCCCAGACCGCGCCCACTTCCTCCTTGAAGAGCTCATCAACCATGCGCGCCAGGCTGGCATCGACCTGCCGTTCTCGGCCCGCACGGCCTACGTCAACACCATTCCGCCGGACCAGGAAGAGCGCATGCCCGGCAACATCGAGATCGAAGAGCGCCTGCGCGCCTACATGCGCTGGAACGCGATGGCGATGGTGGTCAAGGCCAACCGCCTGCACCCGGCCGACGGCGGCGACCTCGGCGGCCACATCTCCTCGTTTGCCTCGCTGGCCACCATGTTTGGCGCCGGCTTCAACCACTTCTGGCACGCCGAGCACGAAGGCCACGGCGGCGACCTGCTCTACATCCAAGGCCACAGCTCGCCCGGCATCTACGCCCGCGCCTTCCTTGAAGGCCGTATCACCGAAGAGCAGCTCACCAACTTCCGCCAGGAAGTCGAAGGCAAGGGCCTGTCGAGCTACCCGCACCCGAAGCTCATGCCCGAGTTCTGGCAGTTCCCGACGGTCAGCATGGGCCTCGGCCCGCTGATGGCGATCTACCAGGCGCGGTTCCTCAAGTACCTGCATGCCCGCGGCATCGCCAACACCGAGAACCGCAAGGTCTGGGCCTTCCTGGGCGACGGCGAGATGGACGAGCCCGAGAGCCTGGGCGCCATCGGCCTGGCCGCACGCGAGAAGCTCGACAACCTGATCTTCGTCGTCAACTGCAACCTGCAGCGCCTCGACGGCCCGGTGCGCGGCAACGGCAAGATCATCCAGGAGCTGGAAGGCGAATTCCGCGGCTCCGGCTGGAACGTCATCAAGCTGCTGTGGGGTTCGTACTGGGACCCGCTGCTCGCCCGCGACAAGGACGAGATCCTGCGCAAGGTGATGATGGACACGGTCGACGGTGACTACCAGGCCATGAAGGCCAACGACGGCGCCTTCGTCCGCAAGCATTTCTTCGGGCAGCACCCCAAGCTCCTGGAGATGGTGGCCAAGATGAGCGACGAAGACATCTGGCGCCTCAACCGCGGCGGCCACGATCCGCAGAAGGTGTATGCCGCGTACCACCGCGCCGTGAACACCAAGGGCCAGCCGACCGTGCTGCTCATCAAGACGGTGAAGGGCTTCGGCATGGGCAAGAGCGGGGAGGCTCGCAACACCGCCCACCAGACCAAGAAGCTCACCGACGACGACATCAAGAGCTTCCGCGATCGTTTCAACATTCCGGTGAGCGACGAGCAGATCGAGAAGGGCATCCCCTTCTACAAGCCCGCCGACGACACCGTCGAGATGCGCTACCTGCACGAGCGCCGCAAGGCCCTCGGTGGCTACCTGCCCAAGCGCCGCGTCAAGGCCGACGAGACGCTCAAGGTGCCCGAACTCGACACTTTCAAGGCCGTGCTCGAGCCCACCGCCGAAGGCCGCGAGATCAGCACCACGCAGGCCTACGTGCGCTTCCTCACCCAGCTGCTGCGCGACAAGGAACTCGGCCCGCGCGCCGTGCCCATCCTCGTGGACGAGGCGCGCACCTTCGGCATGGAAGGCCTCTTCCGCCAGATCGGCATCTACAACCCCGAGGGTCAGAAGTACACGCCGGTCGACAAGGACCAGGTCATGTACTACCGCGAAGACCAGGCCGGCCAGATCCTGCAGGAAGGCATCAACGAAGCCGGCGGCATGAGCAGCTGGATCGCCGCGGCCACGTCGTACTCGACGAACAACCGCATCATGGTGCCGTTCTACGTGTACTACTCGATGTTCGGCTTCCAGCGCGTGGGCGACCTCGCCTGGGCGGCGGGCGACATGCAGGCGCGAGGCTTCCTGCTCGGCGGCACCTCGGGCCGCACCACGCTCAACGGCGAAGGCCTGCAGCACGAAGACGGCCACAGCCACATCCTCGCGGGCACCATCCCCAACTGCATCAGCTACGACCCAACCTTCGCGCACGAAGTCGGCGTGATCCTGCACCACGGCCTCAAGCGCATGGTGGAGAAGCAGGAGAACGTGTTCTTCTACCTCACGCTGCTCAACGAGAACTACCCGATGCCGGGCCTCAAGGCCGGCACCGAGGAAGAGATCATCAAGGGCATGTACCTGCTCGAAGAAGGCCCGAAGAAGACCCCACGCGTCAACCTGCTGGGCAGCGGCACCATCCTGCGCGAATCGATCGCTGCGAAGCAGCTCTTGAAAGACGACTGGGGCGTCTCGGCCAACGTGTGGAGCTGCCCGAGCTTCAACGAGCTGGCCCGCGACGGCCAGGACGTGGAGCGCTGGAACCTGCTGCACCCGACACAGACGCCGCGCGTGCCCTTCGTCGCGCAGCAGCTCGACAAGCACACCGGCCCGGTGATCGCGTCGACCGACTACATGAAGGCCTACGCCGACCAGATCCGCGCCTTCATTCCCAAGGGCCGCACCTACAAGGTGCTGGGCACCGACGGGTTCGGCCGCAGCGACTTCCGTTCGCGCCTGCGTGAGCACTTCGAGGTCAACCGCCACTACATCGTGGTCGCGGCCCTGAAGGCACTCTCGGAAGAGGGCACCGTGCCCGCGGCTAAAGTCGCCGAGGCGATCCAGAAATACGGCATCAACGCCGACAAGATCAACCCGCTTTACGCATAA
- a CDS encoding PAS domain S-box protein has product MSTPAPASPPRRPVTARAGRLVGRWWRRQSPARQDRYATLGPLVSVLLFLAAIISAFWYLRNEEFEREQESVKRDTEIAQQQVRLRLIENQEQLVRIAREIVTRQIDEEEFQSQAASFTRERPEITNLIWVNQSRARKASYSTTTLFSELGLPYIDNQRSLPEQRNSEPDQAFRATRELRLPVYSRPFGDANGNAVFQAHVPLLDRSAFSGTLIAEYSIDSLVRYFIPAEVSKRHTMTLVDAQGKVVASTLPMTPGETAKPASIVHEVPLAPAANGLVLRGQGYRTSIGLISNTLFWMVSALSVLTVWMLLGTWRHMRRRVQMQATLVSETNFRRAMENSMLTGMRAMDMEGRITYVNPAFCAMTGFSEHELIGRMPPFPHWPPDRYEENMRLLQQELQGRSPAGGIEVKAMRKDGTLFDARMYVSPLIDPKGMQTGWMTSMTNITEAKRVRDQLSASHERFTTVLEGLDAAVSVLSVQQGELLFANRSYRLWFGADAQGHGTLAGGEPGLPMIADMGDSVDSFGGLPTQELTEAGSETREVFVDSLQKWFDVRARYLQWTDGRLAQMLIATDITSRRHAEEQSKQQAEKAQVTSRLMTMGEMASSVAHELNQPLTAITNYCNGMVSRVKSDAIGKDDLVAALEKTAKQADRAAQIIRRIRAFVKRSEPQRQAAEARTIVEDAVDLAGIELRRRNVSLHVYVAQRLPTLMVDPILIEQVILNLLKNSAEAIDMAGLPPARRNIELRVVPKHTPEEGGVIEFGVTDSGPGLKEEVINRLYEAFFSTKVEGLGIGLSLCRSIIESHRGRIRAQNLYNGDLAVGCRFTFTLPVETAKSTGLEAALT; this is encoded by the coding sequence ATGTCCACTCCTGCACCAGCCTCGCCACCCCGTCGCCCTGTCACCGCGAGGGCCGGCCGCCTGGTCGGCCGGTGGTGGCGGCGGCAGTCGCCGGCCCGCCAGGACCGCTACGCGACGCTGGGCCCGCTGGTCTCGGTGCTGCTCTTCCTCGCCGCGATCATTTCGGCCTTCTGGTACCTGCGCAATGAGGAGTTCGAGCGCGAGCAGGAGTCGGTCAAGCGCGACACCGAGATCGCGCAGCAGCAGGTGCGGCTGCGCCTGATCGAGAACCAGGAGCAGCTCGTGCGCATCGCGCGCGAGATCGTCACCCGCCAGATCGATGAAGAAGAGTTCCAGAGCCAGGCCGCGAGCTTCACGCGCGAGCGGCCGGAGATCACCAACCTCATCTGGGTGAACCAGTCGCGCGCGCGCAAGGCCAGCTACTCGACGACCACGCTCTTTTCCGAACTCGGCCTGCCCTACATCGACAACCAGCGCTCGCTGCCCGAGCAGCGCAACAGCGAGCCCGACCAGGCCTTCCGCGCCACGCGCGAGTTGCGGCTGCCGGTGTACTCACGCCCCTTCGGCGATGCCAATGGCAACGCGGTGTTCCAGGCGCACGTGCCGCTGCTCGACCGCAGCGCCTTCTCGGGCACGCTGATCGCCGAGTACTCCATCGACTCGCTGGTGCGCTATTTCATTCCGGCCGAGGTGTCGAAGCGGCACACGATGACGCTCGTCGATGCGCAGGGCAAGGTGGTGGCGAGCACGCTGCCGATGACGCCGGGCGAGACCGCCAAGCCCGCGTCCATCGTGCACGAGGTGCCGCTCGCGCCCGCCGCCAATGGCCTCGTGCTGCGCGGCCAGGGCTACCGCACCTCCATCGGCCTCATCAGCAACACGCTGTTCTGGATGGTGTCGGCCCTCTCGGTGCTGACCGTGTGGATGCTGCTCGGCACCTGGCGCCACATGCGCCGGCGCGTGCAGATGCAGGCCACGCTGGTGTCGGAAACGAACTTCCGCCGCGCGATGGAAAACTCCATGCTCACCGGCATGCGCGCGATGGACATGGAAGGCCGCATCACCTACGTGAACCCCGCCTTCTGCGCGATGACGGGCTTCAGCGAACACGAACTCATCGGCCGCATGCCGCCCTTCCCGCACTGGCCGCCCGATCGCTACGAGGAAAACATGCGCCTGCTGCAGCAGGAGCTGCAAGGCCGCAGCCCCGCCGGCGGCATCGAGGTGAAGGCGATGCGCAAGGACGGCACGCTCTTCGACGCCCGCATGTACGTCTCGCCGCTGATCGACCCCAAGGGCATGCAGACCGGCTGGATGACCTCGATGACCAACATCACCGAGGCCAAGCGGGTGCGCGACCAGCTCTCGGCCTCGCACGAGCGCTTCACCACCGTGCTGGAAGGGCTCGACGCTGCCGTGTCGGTGCTGTCGGTGCAGCAGGGCGAGCTGCTTTTCGCCAACCGCTCCTACCGCCTCTGGTTCGGTGCCGACGCGCAGGGCCACGGCACGCTGGCCGGTGGCGAGCCGGGCCTGCCGATGATTGCCGACATGGGCGACTCGGTCGACAGCTTCGGCGGCCTGCCTACGCAGGAGCTCACTGAAGCCGGCTCCGAGACACGCGAAGTCTTCGTCGACTCGCTGCAGAAGTGGTTCGACGTGCGCGCGCGCTACCTGCAATGGACCGACGGCCGCCTCGCGCAGATGCTGATCGCAACAGACATCACGAGCCGCCGCCACGCCGAAGAGCAGTCGAAGCAGCAGGCCGAGAAGGCGCAGGTCACGAGCCGGCTGATGACCATGGGCGAGATGGCGTCATCGGTCGCGCACGAGCTCAACCAGCCGCTCACCGCCATCACCAACTACTGCAACGGCATGGTGTCGCGCGTGAAGAGCGATGCCATCGGCAAGGACGACCTCGTCGCCGCGCTCGAGAAGACCGCCAAACAGGCCGACCGCGCCGCGCAGATCATTCGCCGCATCCGTGCCTTCGTGAAGCGCAGCGAGCCGCAACGCCAGGCCGCCGAAGCCCGCACCATCGTCGAAGACGCGGTCGACCTCGCCGGCATCGAGCTGCGCAGGCGCAACGTGTCGCTGCACGTCTACGTGGCCCAGCGCCTGCCCACGTTGATGGTCGACCCCATCCTGATCGAGCAGGTGATCTTGAACTTGCTCAAGAACTCGGCCGAGGCGATCGACATGGCGGGCCTGCCGCCCGCCCGCCGCAACATCGAGCTGCGCGTGGTGCCCAAGCACACGCCGGAAGAAGGCGGCGTGATCGAGTTCGGCGTCACCGATTCGGGCCCCGGCCTGAAGGAAGAAGTCATCAACCGGCTCTACGAAGCCTTCTTCTCCACCAAGGTCGAAGGCCTGGGCATCGGCCTGTCGTTGTGCCGCTCCATCATCGAGAGCCACCGAGGCCGGATCCGGGCCCAGAACCTCTACAATGGCGACCTCGCTGTCGGCTGCCGTTTTACCTTTACGCTGCCGGTCGAAACCGCCAAATCCACGGGCCTCGAAGCGGCCCTGACATGA
- a CDS encoding M3 family metallopeptidase, which produces MSNPLLDTTGLPHFAQIRPEHVTPAISELLAAADAALEKATGDEVPADYDAMSAVLDVATERLHSAWGAVSHLNHVADNPELRAVYNENIPKITEFHTRLGADERLYAKYKAIATSPAAAKLNAARKKALSNAMRDFVLSGAELQGAARERYAQIQERHAALTTAYSEHVMDATDSYALYVDESRLAGVPDDVRQAARAAAEAEGKPGHKLTLHFPSYFPVMQYGDDRALREELYTAYATRASELGKPEHDNSAIMKELLQLRQEEAGLLGYKNFAEVSLVPKMADSPQQVLDFLRDLAKRARPYAERDLAELRDFARTELGLANLQSWDVPYASEKLKEARYAFSDQEVKQYFTEPKVLSGLFRIIETLFEVSIRPDTAEVWNPNVRFFRIERGTQLVGQFYLDPYARTGKRPGAWMDDVRGRWARPEGSTQTPVAHLVCNFTPPADGKPALLTHDEVTTLFHEFGHGLHHMLTQVNDIGVAGISGVEWDAVELPSQFMENFCWEWEVLKHLTAHVDSGEPLPRALYDKMLAAKNFQSGLQTLRQIEFALFDMRLHGEPGRENDIQGLVDEVRREVSVMPPPAFNRFQHSFSHIFAGGYSAGYYSYKWAEVLSADAWSAFEETSALDPDTGRRYREAILEAGGSRPAMESFKAFRGREPRIDALLRHQGMA; this is translated from the coding sequence ATGAGCAACCCACTCCTCGACACCACCGGCCTGCCCCACTTCGCGCAGATCAGGCCCGAGCACGTCACGCCCGCCATCAGCGAGCTGCTGGCAGCGGCCGATGCCGCGCTGGAAAAGGCCACGGGTGACGAGGTGCCGGCCGACTACGACGCGATGTCGGCCGTGCTCGATGTGGCCACCGAGCGCCTGCACAGCGCCTGGGGCGCGGTCTCGCACCTGAACCACGTGGCCGACAACCCCGAGCTGCGTGCCGTCTACAACGAGAACATCCCGAAGATCACCGAGTTCCACACCCGGCTCGGCGCCGACGAACGCCTCTACGCCAAGTACAAGGCCATCGCCACGAGCCCTGCCGCGGCGAAGCTGAATGCGGCGCGCAAGAAGGCGCTGTCGAACGCGATGCGCGACTTCGTGCTGTCGGGCGCCGAGTTGCAAGGCGCCGCCCGCGAGCGCTACGCGCAGATCCAGGAGCGCCACGCGGCACTCACGACCGCGTATTCCGAGCACGTGATGGACGCCACCGACAGCTACGCGCTCTACGTCGACGAAAGCCGCCTCGCCGGTGTGCCCGACGACGTGAGGCAGGCCGCACGCGCCGCCGCCGAAGCGGAAGGCAAGCCGGGCCACAAGCTCACGCTGCACTTCCCGAGCTACTTCCCGGTGATGCAGTACGGCGACGACCGCGCGCTGCGCGAAGAGCTCTACACCGCCTACGCTACCCGCGCCAGCGAGCTCGGCAAGCCCGAGCACGACAACAGCGCCATCATGAAAGAGCTGCTGCAGCTGCGGCAGGAAGAGGCGGGGCTGCTTGGCTACAAGAACTTCGCCGAGGTCTCGCTCGTGCCCAAGATGGCCGACTCGCCCCAGCAGGTGCTCGATTTCCTGCGCGACCTCGCCAAGCGCGCCCGCCCCTACGCCGAGCGCGACCTCGCCGAGCTGCGCGACTTCGCCCGCACCGAACTCGGCCTCGCCAACCTGCAATCCTGGGACGTGCCCTACGCCAGCGAGAAGCTCAAGGAAGCGCGCTACGCCTTCAGCGACCAGGAGGTGAAGCAGTACTTCACGGAGCCCAAGGTGTTGAGCGGCCTCTTCCGCATCATCGAGACGCTCTTCGAAGTGAGCATTCGGCCAGACACGGCCGAGGTGTGGAACCCGAACGTGCGCTTCTTCCGCATCGAGCGCGGCACGCAACTTGTCGGCCAGTTCTACCTCGACCCCTACGCCCGGACTGGCAAGCGCCCGGGCGCCTGGATGGACGACGTGCGCGGCCGCTGGGCCCGCCCCGAAGGCAGCACGCAGACGCCCGTGGCGCACCTCGTGTGCAACTTCACCCCGCCCGCCGATGGCAAGCCTGCCCTGCTCACGCACGATGAGGTGACGACCCTCTTCCACGAGTTCGGCCACGGCCTGCACCACATGCTCACGCAGGTGAACGACATCGGCGTGGCTGGCATCTCCGGCGTCGAGTGGGACGCGGTCGAGCTGCCCAGCCAGTTCATGGAGAACTTCTGCTGGGAGTGGGAGGTGCTCAAGCACCTCACCGCCCACGTCGACAGCGGCGAGCCGCTGCCCCGCGCGCTCTACGACAAGATGCTCGCCGCCAAGAACTTCCAGAGCGGCCTGCAGACGCTGCGGCAGATCGAGTTCGCGCTCTTCGACATGCGCCTGCACGGCGAGCCGGGCCGCGAGAACGACATTCAGGGCCTCGTCGACGAGGTGCGCCGCGAGGTGTCGGTGATGCCGCCGCCTGCGTTCAACCGCTTCCAGCATTCCTTCTCGCACATCTTCGCGGGCGGCTACTCGGCGGGCTACTACAGCTACAAGTGGGCCGAGGTGCTGAGCGCCGACGCGTGGAGCGCGTTCGAGGAAACCAGCGCACTCGACCCCGACACCGGCCGCCGCTACCGCGAGGCCATCCTCGAGGCCGGCGGCAGCCGCCCGGCGATGGAAAGCTTCAAGGCCTTCCGCGGCCGCGAGCCACGAATTGACGCACTTTTGCGCCACCAGGGCATGGCCTGA
- the folD gene encoding bifunctional methylenetetrahydrofolate dehydrogenase/methenyltetrahydrofolate cyclohydrolase FolD, whose translation MTAQLIDGNALAKKIRGEVAERAAALTKKGHQPGLAVVLVGDDPASQVYVSHKVKDCEGSGVYSLLDRYPADMSEAALLQRITELNADPKIHGILVQMPVPKHIDPQKVIAAIAPHKDVDGFSIQSAGALASGLPGFKSCTPYGCMKLIETTGVNLRGKHAVVIGRSNTVGKPMAQLLLQANATVTICHSATADLGAHTRQADVIVAAVGRRNTVTADMVKPGAVIIDVGMNRNDEGKLCGDVDFEGVSKVAGWITPVPGGVGPMTRAMLLVNTIEAAERAASN comes from the coding sequence ATGACTGCACAACTCATCGACGGCAACGCTTTGGCGAAGAAGATCCGTGGCGAAGTGGCCGAGCGCGCCGCAGCACTCACGAAGAAAGGCCACCAACCCGGCCTCGCCGTGGTGCTGGTCGGCGACGACCCCGCCAGCCAGGTCTACGTGAGCCACAAGGTCAAGGACTGCGAAGGCAGCGGCGTCTACTCCCTGCTCGACCGCTACCCGGCCGACATGAGCGAGGCCGCGCTGCTCCAGCGCATCACCGAGCTGAATGCCGACCCGAAGATCCACGGCATCCTGGTGCAGATGCCCGTGCCCAAGCACATCGACCCGCAAAAGGTCATCGCCGCCATCGCCCCGCACAAGGACGTCGACGGCTTCTCCATCCAGAGCGCCGGTGCGCTCGCGAGTGGCCTGCCCGGCTTCAAGTCGTGCACGCCCTATGGCTGCATGAAGCTGATCGAGACCACGGGCGTCAACCTGCGCGGCAAGCATGCCGTCGTCATCGGCCGCAGCAACACCGTCGGCAAGCCGATGGCGCAGCTGCTCTTGCAAGCCAACGCCACCGTCACCATCTGCCACAGTGCCACCGCCGACCTGGGCGCGCACACCCGCCAGGCCGACGTGATCGTGGCGGCGGTGGGCCGGCGCAACACCGTCACCGCCGACATGGTCAAGCCGGGTGCCGTCATCATCGACGTCGGCATGAACCGCAACGACGAAGGCAAGCTCTGTGGCGACGTCGATTTCGAGGGCGTCTCGAAGGTCGCTGGCTGGATCACCCCCGTGCCGGGCGGTGTGGGGCCGATGACCCGCGCGATGCTCCTCGTGAATACCATCGAAGCCGCGGAACGCGCCGCATCCAACTGA
- a CDS encoding response regulator transcription factor, with amino-acid sequence MSLIPKKGTVYVVDDDEAVRDSLQWLLEGKDYRVKCFDSSESFLSRFDPREVACLIADIRMDGMSGLELQDRLLERKSPLPVVFITGHGDVPMAVSTMKKGAMDFIEKPFKEEELLNLVERMLDQARSAFSHHQEAASRDALLSRLTTRESQVLERIVAGRLNKQIADDLGISIKTVEAHRANIMEKLNANTVADLLKIALGAQQTKA; translated from the coding sequence ATGAGTCTGATTCCCAAGAAGGGCACCGTCTACGTGGTCGACGACGACGAGGCGGTTCGTGATTCGCTGCAGTGGCTCCTTGAAGGCAAGGACTACCGCGTCAAGTGCTTCGACTCTTCCGAATCCTTCCTCTCCCGCTTCGACCCGCGCGAAGTCGCCTGCCTGATCGCCGACATCCGCATGGACGGCATGAGCGGCCTGGAGCTGCAAGACCGCCTGCTCGAGCGCAAGTCGCCGCTGCCGGTCGTCTTCATCACCGGCCACGGCGACGTGCCGATGGCGGTGAGCACCATGAAGAAGGGCGCGATGGACTTCATCGAGAAGCCCTTCAAGGAAGAAGAGCTGCTCAACCTCGTGGAGCGCATGCTCGACCAGGCCCGCAGCGCCTTCTCGCACCACCAGGAAGCCGCCAGCCGCGACGCCCTGCTGTCGCGCCTGACCACGCGTGAGTCCCAGGTGCTCGAGCGCATCGTCGCCGGCCGCCTCAACAAGCAGATCGCCGACGACCTCGGCATCAGCATCAAGACGGTGGAGGCGCACCGCGCCAACATCATGGAAAAGCTCAACGCCAACACGGTCGCCGATCTGCTGAAGATCGCACTGGGCGCGCAGCAGACCAAGGCATAA
- the aceF gene encoding dihydrolipoyllysine-residue acetyltransferase: MALVEVKVPDIGDFKDVEIIEVLVKPGDTIKAEQSLVTVESDKASMEIPASHAGVVKEMKVKLGDKISEGSLLLMLEAADGASAAAPAPAPAAAAPAPAPVAAAAPQAAAASVPAAPAERTLPTAALPAHEPTAPRDRLPHASPTIRKLARELGVPLDEVKGTGPKGRITHDDVHGFVKGVMAGQVQTKAQSAKGGGAAAGGGNFPGLPAWPQVDFAKFGPIERKDLSRIKKISGAALHRNWVMIPHVTNHDNADITELEAFRVQTNKENEKSGVKVTMLAFVIKAVVAALKKFPEFNASLDGDALVLKQYFHIGFAADTPNGLVVPVLKDADKKGILQISKEMSELAAKARDGKLGPADMSGGCFSISSLGGIGGRYFSPIINAPEVSILGLSRSVMEPVWDGKAFQPRLMLPLSLSYDHRVIDGAAAARFNAYLGQVLADFRRVLL, from the coding sequence ATGGCGCTGGTGGAAGTGAAAGTCCCCGACATCGGGGACTTCAAGGACGTCGAGATCATCGAGGTGCTCGTCAAGCCCGGTGACACGATCAAGGCCGAGCAGTCACTCGTGACCGTCGAGAGCGACAAGGCCTCGATGGAGATCCCGGCTTCGCATGCCGGGGTCGTGAAGGAAATGAAGGTCAAGCTCGGCGACAAGATCAGCGAAGGCTCGCTGCTCCTGATGCTGGAGGCGGCCGATGGTGCATCGGCGGCGGCGCCTGCTCCGGCACCTGCCGCGGCTGCGCCCGCACCGGCGCCGGTGGCGGCCGCAGCCCCTCAAGCCGCCGCGGCGTCTGTGCCTGCCGCTCCTGCGGAGCGCACGCTGCCCACCGCGGCATTGCCGGCCCATGAGCCGACCGCACCGCGCGACCGCCTGCCGCACGCCTCGCCCACCATCCGCAAGCTCGCCCGCGAGCTGGGCGTGCCGCTGGACGAGGTGAAGGGCACGGGCCCGAAAGGCCGCATCACGCACGACGACGTGCACGGCTTCGTCAAGGGCGTGATGGCCGGCCAGGTGCAGACCAAGGCCCAGTCCGCCAAGGGCGGCGGCGCGGCAGCCGGTGGTGGCAACTTCCCGGGCCTGCCCGCCTGGCCGCAGGTCGACTTCGCGAAGTTCGGCCCCATCGAGCGCAAGGACCTCAGCCGCATCAAGAAGATCAGCGGCGCGGCCCTGCACCGCAACTGGGTGATGATTCCGCACGTCACCAACCACGACAACGCCGACATCACCGAGCTCGAAGCCTTCCGCGTGCAGACGAACAAGGAAAACGAGAAGAGCGGCGTCAAGGTCACGATGCTCGCCTTCGTGATCAAGGCTGTGGTGGCAGCGCTGAAGAAATTCCCCGAGTTCAACGCCTCGCTCGACGGCGACGCACTGGTGCTCAAGCAGTATTTCCACATCGGCTTCGCGGCCGACACGCCGAATGGCCTCGTGGTGCCCGTGCTGAAGGATGCCGACAAGAAAGGCATCCTGCAGATCAGCAAGGAGATGAGCGAACTTGCCGCCAAGGCGCGCGACGGCAAGCTCGGCCCCGCGGACATGAGCGGCGGCTGCTTCTCGATCAGCTCGCTGGGCGGCATCGGTGGGCGCTACTTCTCGCCGATCATCAATGCGCCCGAGGTGTCGATCCTCGGCTTGTCGCGCAGCGTGATGGAGCCGGTGTGGGACGGCAAGGCCTTCCAGCCCCGTCTCATGCTGCCCTTGAGCCTGAGCTACGACCACCGCGTGATCGACGGCGCCGCTGCTGCGCGCTTCAACGCGTATTTGGGGCAGGTCTTGGCTGACTTCAGGAGAGTCCTGCTGTGA
- a CDS encoding MFS transporter — translation MTTVVVVRKAGQVAIAGDSLVTFGDTRLPHGYENNEKLFKVGDSWVGMAGTTAHFPVLRRALAWLPPEELKLHSRDEVFDTFLKIHPKLKEVFYLNTKEEDADPYESSQLTALIANASGIYGVYSYREVFEFDRFWAIGSGRAFALGAMYAAFDRAKTARELAEIGVKAGCEFDKNSDGPVKVQAIKLKGKD, via the coding sequence GTGACCACCGTCGTGGTGGTCCGCAAGGCCGGGCAGGTGGCGATCGCGGGTGACAGCCTTGTCACCTTCGGCGACACCCGCCTGCCGCATGGCTACGAAAACAACGAGAAGCTCTTCAAGGTGGGCGACTCGTGGGTCGGCATGGCCGGCACCACGGCGCACTTCCCGGTGCTGCGGCGCGCGCTCGCGTGGCTGCCACCCGAGGAGCTCAAGCTGCACTCGCGCGACGAGGTGTTCGACACCTTCCTCAAGATCCACCCGAAGCTGAAGGAAGTCTTCTACCTCAACACCAAGGAAGAAGACGCCGACCCCTACGAAAGCTCGCAGCTCACCGCGCTCATCGCGAACGCGAGCGGCATCTACGGCGTGTACTCGTACCGCGAGGTCTTCGAGTTCGACCGCTTCTGGGCGATCGGCTCGGGCCGCGCGTTCGCGCTCGGCGCGATGTACGCCGCCTTCGACCGCGCCAAGACGGCACGCGAACTCGCCGAGATCGGCGTGAAGGCGGGATGTGAATTCGACAAGAACTCCGACGGCCCCGTGAAGGTGCAGGCGATCAAGCTCAAAGGAAAAGACTGA